Within Micavibrio sp. TMED2, the genomic segment AGCAAATTCGTTGAGGTTACCGTAACTGGTGCCAGATCGACCAAGGCAGCGCGTCAAGTCGCCATGAGCATCGCCAATTCACCGCTGGTGAAGACCGCGATTGCCGGTGAGGATGCCAACTGGGGCCGGATCGTTATGGCGGCTGGCAAGGCCGGCGTGGTTTTCGACCAGCAGGCGCTCTCCGTCAGTGTCGGCGGCATCACCATCGCGGCCAATGGCCAGCGGGTGCCCGATTATGACGAGGCACCGGTCGCAGCCCACATGGCGGGTCAGAATATCGAGATCGGTGTCGATCTCGGCAGCGGTCGCGGCAAGGGCCGGGTCTGGACCTGCGATCTGACCTACGACTACATCAAGATCAATGCGGATTATCGTAGCTGATTTATGCGGCCAACCAGTCTGAAAACGCTGCGTCTAAGTCTGCGGTGCCCCAAAATCAGCGATGTTGATGCCCTGACCATGGCGATTGGCGACCAGCGCGTCTCCCAATGGCTGGCGCGGGTGCCGCACCCTTACGGTCATAATGATGCGATCCGATGGATTGAGATCAGCGCGGATAACTGGCAGCGCGATGTTGCCTATCCGTTCAATGCGTTTCTCGGTGACCGACTGATCGGCGGTGTCGGCGTCACCCGCTGCAGCGATGAGGATGCGGTGCTCAGCTACTGGCTGGTACATGATTGCTGGGGACAGGGCTACGGGCTGGAACTGATCGAGGCGATTGCCGCGTTCTCTGCCGAAACGCTCGGGTTTCAGACCCTGACGGCAGGCATCCACCCGGACAATACCCGCTCCGAACGCTTGCTGCTGAAAGCGGGGTTCGAGGCGATCGGCGATCAGATATATCTGCACCCGCCACCGGATAATCGCTTGAAGGGGCCGCATTTTCGGTTATCTCTTGCCGGTGACAGCCAATAGCACCGGCCCGGAAGGATTATGCCATGACCACATCAGAAACGGTTGCCCTCGTCGGCGAACGGGACAAGCCGATCCTGCTGGTATCTGCTGCTGTACTGGTTGATGGCGATAACCGCGTGCTGCTCGCCCGCCGTCCCCATGGCAAGCATCTTGGCGGGTTGTGGGAGTTTCCGGGCGGCAAGCTGCAACCGGGCGAGACCCCGGAAGAAGCGGTGATCCGCGAGCTGCAGGAAGAGCTCGACGTGCACACACAGGCAAAATGCCTGCATCCACTGACCTTT encodes:
- a CDS encoding NTP pyrophosphohydrolase, whose product is MTTSETVALVGERDKPILLVSAAVLVDGDNRVLLARRPHGKHLGGLWEFPGGKLQPGETPEEAVIRELQEELDVHTQAKCLHPLTFASHAYPDFHLMMPLYICRKWSGSASGQEGQEIAWVKPARLRDYPMPPADEPLISAIQDQLL